Proteins from one Actinobacillus delphinicola genomic window:
- a CDS encoding YqcC family protein produces MQQKIHAHLNELQNVLEKYELWSLVPPTADALASTEPFAIDKLDAHEWLQWIFIPRMRVLLDGNLPLPTQIAISPYIEEALKDHDNLADLLAPLLAIEELLQKDK; encoded by the coding sequence ATGCAACAAAAAATTCATGCACATTTAAACGAGTTACAAAATGTTTTAGAAAAATATGAATTATGGTCACTTGTACCGCCAACTGCAGACGCACTTGCAAGTACAGAACCATTTGCAATTGATAAATTAGACGCTCACGAATGGCTACAATGGATTTTCATTCCAAGAATGCGGGTATTACTTGATGGGAATTTACCACTACCAACACAAATTGCGATTAGCCCTTACATTGAAGAAGCACTAAAAGATCACGATAATTTAGCAGATTTATTGGCACCATTATTGGCAATTGAAGAATTATTGCAAAAGGATAAATAA